In Silurus meridionalis isolate SWU-2019-XX chromosome 28, ASM1480568v1, whole genome shotgun sequence, the genomic window CAGCGTGATGGAGGTCTAGAAGTGCACCATTATTGACTTTGGTAGTTTGAACTTGAAGTACAACCTCATCATTATTAAGGCGTCATTATTGTGCTTAACGATTCTGCATAAAACTCTTCAATCCCTGTTCAGTTCTCCCTATAGGCTTTTATTTGGATTTAGAGGAGACCAATGGGATTCCATCAGCTTGATGCTGCACCGTTTCCATGTGTAATCGAAAGCAGTTGTAACTTTGTGGCAGAAGCAGAGTTTGGTGTTAATGAACGGAGGGGAAATGCTATATgatagagatgtgtgtgtaaatgaatgagtgCTTGAATAGGTACAGATTActagacacacacaaatggaTGAATAATTGGGTGTATGTGTGCTTGGATAGATGTTTGTACCATAAGCATTTACTGAGAATATGAACGATTAGATGGAcgataaaatgaaatgaagatGGAGATGGACGTCtgggtgtaaatgtgtgtgagacttACGGTCGAATACTGAGCATGTCTCTAAAGCCCTCAGGGGTGCTGCAGCCGGAGGGAAAGTGTGCTTGTGCACGCAATTCCAGGGCCTTATCTTTAGTCCAGGTCATGTGGACACGTCTGTATTCCGAGGCTCCGCCCACTTTTTCTGTCCCACCAGCTCCGTCTGTGTCGTCGTCGTCGTCCGAGCCGATGCTTGTCAGGCGCAGCATTGAGTTCCTATCCTTTACCAGCTGtgcctacacacatacacatacacacatacatacacacacacacacacacacacacacacacacacacacacacacacacacacaaatgaaatctAATCTtggttttaaagtaaaaatataatcaCTTAGACACATCCAGACAAACTTACAGGCACTAAACgtatacattttaaacttcATAACCTTTATCcttataaagctgctttgagacagtgtcccTAATTAAgagttttatacaaataaaactgaactttTCATCATTTCTCCTCTACTGTAGTTATACCTGCCATTCACTCCGATACACTCTGCCTTATTCTCCCTGTCTTGCCCTCAATTTAATTTCtctgtcttcttttttattgcTTCTTTCTGAACTACGAGGCTGCAGTCGATAGTCTTCGCTCTGCAtgataacaacatttaaaacagaggtccccaaccttttttgtgccacggaccggtttaatgtcggacaatattttcacggaccggcctttaagttgtggtggataaatacaacaaaataaaatgatacgacgggcataaaaactggtattttctaaatctaataataaacgtgaatccacggtgttgttttttgttcattttgttgcttgggggtttgaattttgCGGTAATGTATTACGgctggagcagcccctttaagaaggtagcggatgaaggtaagacatgtgaccgaggcatcatgacatgcatcaagagtgagttatagacagatgtggcggagagaatccggtaattttccaaaataaaaccgttcagaaacagataataaataaaacgtaaataatgtaagttatgtattctttctgtgtggcccggtaccaattgacccaccgGTGCCGGTCCATGTCCAGGGGGTTGGGGACTACTGGTCTAAAACACAAACCCTATCTGAAGATCCTACACACAGACTTAAGCTTCatgaaaaacatataaaacaaaagttttaattaaactaatttaaaaagcacatagcagCATACTCATCAGCTCGTATTAAACACTAAAACCTCTAAAAATGTTTGGTGAAGGGAGTTAATCACACCTCTCTGTCTCGGTCTGATTTGGAGAGGCGCATCTGGCGGAGCATCTGAGATCGCTGTTCCATCATCAGAGTTCTTTCATATGTATATGCACTGATATCACTGTCATGctgagaaaaagagacaaaatggACAGAGAGACATATAGAGTAGAATTTGTATATTATGGAAGTATATTTAGTAGATTAATAACAcagcaaaaaacagcattaaactAAATCAACATGAGGGCCATCCCAGGAAAGTAAGACcgagagctacctctgctgcagaggataagttttCCACCCTCAGAAACAGCCGATTCACATTAGCAATCATTAGTTTGCTCACACCTTttccttcagtgttttattttcaaaaatgtttgttaatactgaagacaaaactctttcatagtttggatgtcttcagtattaattatTGAAAAACTATCAGGCCAAGCAAGATCTTCACTTCTTCAGAATCTCTGACTTacgttttattatatttttgtccatgaataggatttcaattattcccaatacTCGTCTCTTCATTTCATTGCGTTTCACTTGGGTGTGCTGTTTCAAGTAAATGAGAAtatcagaaaatgtatttatgagatttgcaaaacattacagtctgtttttatttacaattttacgcagtgtcccaacttttctgGATATACAGTACACATAGATTTACACTTTCAGTGGGGGACATAACAAAGTACATGTAaatcgttactgtacttaagcagttttttcacgtatctgtatttgactgaagtatttccattttggAGAGACTGTTACTTTAagttcactacattttaaatttaaatatcgtactttttattCAACTACATTTCGCGAAATCCGTCATagagccaccaatcagggtcgagtgcTCGCTccgttttgaacttgttttgattgccgcttgaaggtatctacttatcacggACATTCAGTTCaccagcaagcagaacattttaaaatgaataaataatggaagaaactcctgactcaaacttgccacaacacccgtggcctcatTTGCGAGATTTCGTTGAACAGAAGGTTTTGGGCTAATGATGATGCTAATAgctatcaatcagtgtttaactcattaatatcattctattaataaatcggtgtgctgagagtgacattaaagtcttttcacatacactgatttaattatacaaagagtcttgtgacaaaaatgataataggaacattatagccataataaatcatagtactttggatacttaagtacatttgaaggcaagggagcacttttacttttaatggtATGTCAAAATTAAAGCGTTAATGGTGCTAATTTTATCagaccatttttataaatatatatatatatatatatatatatatatatatatatatatatatatatatatatatatatatatatatagcaaaacAAGCtagttaaaaataaagcaaacattaCAATGTCTTCAAAAAGTATAGACCTAACTATAACTATAGTTATAATACAGTTATAAAAATGagtgattatattattatactacactaaaaccctctctctcttcttacCATCTCTACAACCTCGACTTCAGCCTCTATACGCAGGTGGTAGAGGAAGGTAGCCAGGTCCTTTTTCATCTGAATGGAGTTATCTTCCATCTGAGCCACCGTGAAGATGCGCATCCCGCATTTACGCCAAAcctatcttacacacacacacacacacacacactattaatacgagcttaaaaaaatatatgaaactCGGTACTGTTTATTAGGTTGTACACATTCTCTGTCACCTTGTGTTGCCGCAGGAGGAAAGGCAAGAGCATGAGCATGCCTCCATCATGTACGATCCACCACACATCGATGTAACCCTCTGTATACGGTTCACTGTTTGTGGGAAAGAGTGAGATGTTTTTGGGCACTAGAAGAGCCAGGTGGGCTGCGGTCGTCAAGCGCACAGTGTCTGTAAAGCAGAGAGTACATTCAGTACATATTTAGATAAAAACAAACTAAGATGCACAGATAATATACTGCCTTCAGGTAGGGGGCAGTGTTGTTCCAGAATATGATAACTTTCCATCTTCCTATTGTCAGatattatgtatatgtaaatgttttcttttttctttacattcacATCAAGTGGCATTGTATTACCGACATTATGGGGTTGCTTATAGAGATTGATGTGGTATCTGGatcttttgttttcttaaatGAGACCTACCATTTATTAATGACTTACTATTTGCACTATAATTTACTATAGTAACGTTTTTCATCATTCGTGTAAGCAGTAattaaaaatcaacaaaaactgCAACCACAGAACAAATATGATTATCATCGAAAGTGAAATTAATGAACATAGCATTCATTTCCACTTGACTGACTCTGTCTCATTTACACCACTGCTTTGacattattcacaatttgtaccaGGATTTCTATTTTATAAGCAGGCCCTCAGATAGAGACCGCCTGTTTCTCAGATCCTACTGATCCCCCAACAAAGCATTATTACTGATATTTCTTTCATAGGTTGAAATGATTTGGTTGAATTTTGGTAACTGCCATCTACAGTATGCGAGCTCTCGTTTTTTTGTCACTCACTGATGAAGGTCTTCCAACTTTGCGGATCTTCACTTTGTCTCCAGGCGTGTGGCCAACCCATAACCACCGTGTTCGGCTGCATGCCGCCCAGGCCGCTTGACTGGATCATGTGGCTGATGCCTTCGCGAGGCTTCTGGGCCACGATACACTGCACAAATCCTTTCACCCGCTCTTTCTCCATCAGGTGCTTCAGTGTCTGAGACAATatagaaggggaaaaaacagtAAGAGACATGTGGGATGAATCTGAAattttaaaagcaaagaaaCATCTTACAGTTAAAAGgacaaagagatttttttttttaacaaatgtatcTATCAAGGACAAAAATGATTGCAGGGAAAATTTCTTTAGGACAGGATGCTAATATTTCAGTAAAGCAACATTTTtgctttacaataaataaataaacattttgtgtgCAATCTTCAATGCTTCAATAACACTATTTACTGTATCTCCGTATTGCTGTTTCTTTCTCAAAGCCATGACTAAAATATTTGCTACATGTTCATAACTTTtactatatttactatatatttaaTAGGGAACTGGacaaataaatggatggataagtaataaaatgaaaatttaccaatcaggcataacattatgagattataacattatgagcggttgaagtgattaacactgattatctgttCATcatatcaggcagcaagtgaacattttgtcctcaaagttgatgtgttagaagcaggaaaaatgggcgagcgtaaggatctACGCGAGTATGACGAGGGCCAtattgtgacgtctagatgactgggtcagagcgtctccaaaactgcagttcttgtaggatgttcccagtctccagtggtcagaatctatcaaaaatgCTCCGaagaaggaacagaggtgaacCGGTCGACAGGGTCATGTGAGGCCGAGACAGCAGGACCAACAggtaggtggtcataatgttatggctgatcagtagCCAAAGatttatgcctgattggtgtatatagGAATATTTGGAGAAAGAGGTGGAACAAAATGAAGGCAGAACCTGTTCTGCAGCGAGTGATTCCCCGTAAGTGTAAAGGAAGTTTCCGCTGATGACAGTGCCCACGATGGTTAAACCTTTTCCAGCCTTCAGCTGAGAGGCAAAAGTCAGTAGGCGTGGGGACTTAACATGAGCGTCTTCATCTAGCTTCAGCAAGACCAGCAGCTGAGGccttaacacacacataaagcaaGAGTAAGAATGCATTTGTACtcgaaaaaaagtattttattttttgatctTTGTGTTTCACAGTATATACCTCCAGTTCTTGGTGTGTGGTTGCCCCTCCTCGAGTCTAAGCAGGGCGAAACGAGCTGCACTCAGAGAGAGACCTCTAATTCCATCCCCCCACTCTTTTTCagcccttcacacacacacagacacacacacaggaacacataTAAAGTGTAGAATGGAAATAGAATTTACAGAGTGCTACAGAAGGCTACGAAACATACATTAGCTATcacagtataatatataatgtgccATAGAATAAAAGGATTTATcactttttgtcatttttctgaatagattttttctttttttctctgagtttttttttttctagctctTGCCGAATGCATAACCACAAGCCAGAATTCTGGTTCTCATGGCAACGTACCCGTGATACTCAATGTACTTATAAATCATGCCGGCGATCACCATGGCAGCGATTGCGTAGTACCATGATGAAATAAACATTAGCGCCAGGCAGATGACCATCCCTAAAAATGAGAGCGTCCtgcgagagaaaaaagagacactTTTAAGAGGTCACAACAGCAAACCATggggagagagaaaatgtgtgtttgtgtctgtgtgcgtttatatgcaggtgtgtgtgtgtaccagtgaTAATAGGAAAAACGAGGTCTCCAGTTAGGGGTTCTCAGCAAAGTCTGAAGAGCACATGCCAAATTCACAAACAGATAACACATCAGGAAAAACCTACACAGAGACAGAAAAGTCAATTATGAGTTCAAATGTTCACCATTAGACTGTTTGTGAAGTGACAGGTTTTTCTGAAATATCGCTATTACAAAGAGCAACATTGTGATGAGTATTGAAAAAAGATCAAAGTCCTCTGTCCTGGAGAATAAAATGTAAGAGCTTTTACTTTTAAGTGCCTACACTAGAGCAATTTTTGAATTGTTCCTTATAATAATGCGCCGTTTATGCGCTAATGTGTCACTATAAACGAGATTTGAATTACAGTTAGTACTACTCAGAGCTGCTGCTGCAGAAAAATAGAGAACCTTCTCATTTTCAGTTGATTTTCAGTAGATGATTCAGCAGCAAAGCAGTGTAATTGTGAATGATAAACGAGAGCATCATGTCTTGCCTTCACAAACCtgtgtgtattctgtgtgtATTTCCGCACATGAATTCATACGTACATGGACAGAATAGGGGCGACCAAATCCAGCGAAGCGATGAGGATGCCCAGTTCAGCGATGAAGGCAGTCAGCAGCAGAGCCCATGTAGGCTCTCCGTTAGCTTTACCGTGACCAAACACCTGCAGAAAGAGAGTCATTTCCACcattaatacaataattccCACAGAAAGAACctgtaatattgtaataatgttAATCATCCAGTTCAGGGCTTCGAATCTGTTCAGCATGTGCAACTATTCACCTTAACTCCAGTGCATACGTTCTAAAGTTACTACACTCCAGAGTGcaccattttaaaatataaatacaaataaatgaaaaataaaataaataaacaaaaaagacccACAATAAACTAAATCAATCATGCTCTAAtatcattataaaattattatggcCAACTTTATCGGAGTGACAGATTCAACACACAGAACCTACTCTGAGGAACGGGACGATGTTATCTTTAGCTATGGCCTGGAGCAATCTTGGAGCGCCAGTCAGTGACTGAAGGCCTGCGCCACATGTCGAGAAAAAAGAGCCAATCACAATGACCCATGGAGAAGGCCAAGCGAGTGTGCCTACAACCAAGTTCCCtttcacagagtctccaaaccTGCATGgagaaaacaacataaaaaattaaattacagctgtgaatggatggatggatggatggatggatggatggatggatggatggatggaaaaaacTAAACTGAACTAAATTTGATTGTACAGGTGGAATTGATGGACAGGTGAATGCATGGATGAACAGATGGATAAGTAGTAGAAGAGGTGAATTAAAAAGCAtctaaattataaaaacaaggtagaataaaatgttatgggatggatggattgatgaatataataataaaaccccaATACCAAAAAATTGGGacactttgtaaaatgtaaatacacaaTAAACCTGATTTTAACATAGAAGATATATACTACATTAAGGATAAAAATAAGGTCAAAATAAGGTTGAATTTGATAACTGCAACAGGTCCCAAAAAATTTGAGACAGGGCCATATTTACCACTATGTAAAATCACTTCtcctgtctgtatacatctgggaactgaggagaccagttccTGAAGTTTTGAAAGAGGAATGTAGTTCCATATGTGTCTGgcacaggattctagctgcttaacagttctgggtgtcctttgttgtattttttgtttcatgatgcgctaaatgtttttaaatgcaattCAATTCAGAACCTGGACTCTTCCACAGCAAAGTCATGCTagtgtaatagatgcagtatgcagtaaGCATCGTCTTACTTAATTATGTCAGGCCGTCCCTGAAAAGTACATTTTCTAGATTAAAGCTTTTGTTGctaaaaactgtatatatacgattcagcattgatgaagccttttttttcaaatgtgcaagctgcccactccacagatgcagctttttgaacGCTGATTAACAAGCCAGacggtccctctcctctttagtccggaggacgtagtgtccatggtttccaaaaagaaaaaaaattccaatacattttaaatgagctttgtcccagagaggatggcggcatttctggatcatgttcacgcatgcctttttctttgcatgatagagatttaaccagcatttgtggatgacatttcaaactgtgttcacagacaatgatttctaaagacgtgttaatgagcccattcagtgatttttttttacagaatcatgactgttttaaatgcaatacCACCTGAGGgtccgaagatcacgggcatccagtattgaattttcacccttgtcccttgtgcacagagattttttcaagattctttgaaactttaactttattatgtattgtaaatgatgagatattcaactgttttgcaatttcatGTTGAGGAACATGATTCTGAAATTTGTGTTTTACAGATTGATACATTTCTACCCATGTTTACTCCTGATTATTTATATCttatcatcttactgacctgttgtcaattaacttaattttgagatttgcaaatccattgcattctgtttttatttccattttacccagtgtcccaacctttttggaattggTGTTATAATAATTTGTTGTGAAATTAAAAAAGGGTTGTACAGAAAGCTTACTTGTCTCGGAGAAGCACCCCCTCCACGCAGGCCCCAAACAGCACCACGCTGCTCAGATCTGCCCTCTTACTCAGGAAAATATCTCAATAACGCAAAAATATCTCAAACTATTGATGTGAACCAGAATACACGTGTGATCAACCGTGTGTTTAAGGATACAGACGAGGGAGGTGGTGACAATAGCTAGTATAGTTCCAATTGGAATAGAGCGCTGAGCGTCCTTTAGATCCCCTGACCGATTTGAGCCGGCCATGATACCtgtaaaagacagagagagagagagaagtagaaAAATGTAtacctttaaaataatgaatataaaaaattataactaTTGTGATGTTTTACAAAGCGAGAGGTGTGCACCTGTCACAGACGGGAAGAAGATTCCCACCAACAGTGTAAAGCATGTGGTGATATCAACAAAAACATATGGAAGGTGGTGGCTGGAGTATGTAGAGGCCGAGCTGGGGGTGGGGTTTGACCCTCGCTCCAGAAGATCTCCTTTACTATGGTATGAACTCCAAATGTTCTCTAGAAGGAGAGAAGACAATCAGCACtgtttatacacacttacacactctgcTGAATGCAAAATAGTGTCCAGTTTAATATCTTTACTGAATACGTGaagtattattatcattattattattattcccacTATCCAAAAGAGTTGGAGGAACCTTGGGTTTCTCATGGGTAATGTCTTGTCACAGAGAGGGTAAAGTCAACTTTCTGGAAAGACTTCTTTAAAATGTCCATCCTCAgaatttctataaaaatgtatgtttattaaatacatagGAGATCAATGCGATGCATCAATTTAAAGCCCTTTGCTCTGAACACATTTCAATATGTTTcgcttctttcttcttttaatatttaaaatgtaccttgattttcttcctgaaaaTAAAGCTCTTGTGGGTTTGCTATTACAATTTACGACAGTGTTGTGTGACACAAAGTGACCACTCGAAAGTTGATTATCTTCCTATGACagcaagtgttttattcctcttataccagaTCGACAATGGTGTAATGGTATAATGTGAGCATAATCGGTCACACATGGTAGTGTTTTATACCTGCTATCACTCCACTAGCGAGTCCCGGTATGCCTTCGATTTCAGTGACGTTGTTATGAGTGAAATACTCATCACACGCTGAGTTCGGCTTGGACGAATTACAAAAACGCAACCATAGATCGGTCGTCTTCTCGATTAATTGGGAAATAGGAGGGGCTTCTGTGCCATTGAAGCTTTCGTTAATGTTGATTTTAGATTCGATCAGGATGGTTTTCGCGCACAGGTCGTCATGAAGCTCGTGTCTAGAGATGCTCCGGTTTCCCAGCATGCACACTCTGAAGGGAGACATGACAGATAGACAGGGCAACTTAAAGCCACAAATGACTTCCATGAACACAAGCACAAGTTAGTCAAAGTGGGTTGCTATGAGACCGTATTTACCATAAAAATCATTATACTTGCCACTGATGTTTCATTTGCATACGATCTTATGTAAATCAAGTAAACAAACCCAGACGGAACATGTTTTTAGGAAAACCACCATTTACTGTTCCATAATGGAATAGTGGTGTAACAATAATtaagtaattatttaaataatggagttaaaaaaaaactcatcagGTGCACAGAATTGAGGGATTACCTGCCATGATAAGGATGTGGCCGAGATATCAGGCTCAAATTAAACCATCTAATCTTGTCACAGGTCCAAATACAGTGGTACACCTGAACAATCAGGGGGGTTAAGTTCTAAGACCCGAAATTCTGCGGAatttggacgcacccccgcaATCTAAACATTGtcaatttaatacaataatgtgttttaaacgtttttatgaaatttgttagtgaaaacatagtttaaaatgtgattcctaacgttcctgaacattcggtgcCGCTGCGGATTCCCGCGAATCTTAacataatccgcaacttgctgttagtcaggttccaaatgagaacctgcGAATTTCCCGAGTTCTGAACCGCGAATTATCTCGGGTTCACTGTACTATCTTTAGTTTAATAGCTATATTTGGACCTGCTCATGATAACAGGATTATACCTCAATATCACATTGCTCACTGATTATTATAAGTCTGTCAGCCGGCACTCACGGGAAGGAAGGTGGACTGAAGGCAGAGACCAGAGCACCGGTATAGATGGAGACGATAGAGATGATGACGCAGGCCAAAAAGAGCGACGCCAACTTGTTCACGTATTTGACTCCCACAAACACCAGAAGTGACATCAACACCAAGAAGATGGAGCCGTACACACGCATGTTGTTTAACATAGCTGCCGCTTCGCCCTCGGGCTGATGGGAGTAAAAGATGGCAGCTGATGGCGCTATATACATCTgcgagacagaaaaagagaggggaTGAAAAATACACGGACATGTTAATGACAAATTGTCAACAGATAATAGAAGAAAAATCgctatacaattaaaataaaaatgtaatgaattaatTATCAGACGTGCCAATATCAGTttcatatcatattatattttaaataaaattaatttgttccTCAGGAATCCAGAAATGTCCTAACTGTTAAAGGTTTTTTCATAGCGCTGTTTAGCCAAGAGATGGAATGAGGAAACGACTGAAAAAAATACTGTGCTGTGAACTGATTATCGGCACATAAGTCATAATGCTACCTTGAACATTAATCTGAATGTTATTaagtgtgaggaagaaacccgCACCAGCAAGATTTCGACGGCTCCAAGGATGTACATGGACCCAGCGAAGGTGGTACCGAggtaaaaacacaaaccaactGCACCTCCAAACTCTGGGCCCAACGATCGTGAGATCATAAAATATGAACCCCCGGCTaagaagagagacagacagacacacaaatagacAAAAACACATAAAGGTGACAGACATACAGAGAAAGGACGTTAGTATCTCTATGTTAGTTCCATCTACTGTTATTCTGTACAAGTGATATGATGTGCTACCTGAGTACATGGTAGAAAAAGGAACACTCTGGTTAGGTGCTGCTCTAAGAGGTCCTACTAGCCACATAcgttttttaacacattttaacatATATCAGAGGCTGTAGGCATTTGGATACCAGTTTACTAATACACCTGGTTCTACAGGattctaatgttctaatgttctaCTTCTAATAGATTCGAATGGTTCCTGGTTCTAATGTTCTACCTAAAATTATTGTCCAACTCCATAGCTACTAACCAGCAGAAACATATGAACATTGGGAATCACAAAAACTCCAGTTAGAGTCCAGTGTTGAGCTGAGATTACATGCATAATTACAAATAGTACTAATCACTTCTATCGtttttaaaatgtcactgtTTTGCATTTCTGGTCAGATGGCTGGAGGCACAGGACTGTGCAGCACAGTAGGGCACTTGACCAGTATGCTAGAAAATCCATTAAAGATTTGTCTTAATTATCTTACTTAggatttaaatatgatttataataTGGCCAATATAATGTCAGCTTTGAAAGTCCAACACAGCATTCGGTTTATTTTCTCTGCTACAATATGCTTGAAAATCCGACCCAATTTTGGTTTATCTGGATGACAAATGTGGATAGATCTTTTTCAATTCCTGTCCTTATTTTCTCATTGTCCATTAACATTTTGCTATTAAGCATCTTGATTTTGATTTACAGCCTTTGTATTGTTTACTCCTGTCCTCCTATTTGGACTtagtaagtaaaataaatttttttaaccaatactatataaataaaaaatctatggTTCATCCTTATTAATCATAGATGAAGCTCGTAATAGAGCTAGATGCATTTTGGTAACACTCACTCGAAGAGCTACATTTCTTTTGAGGAAGTACTTCATGTAAGACTTTCAAAACAGCACAATTCTTATCTCGCTGTCATGCGCACAGGCAAAAGTAAATGTACAATGTCAACTGTTATGACCTACAAACATTAGTACTACTCTGCTCCCCTTATTTACTGGACGGCTAGTAACCTTGTATTgttttggaaaaaacaaaaacaaaaaaaaggattgaatTCAAAAGCAGGTTCGTTATTATAATACCACAATGGTAATAATGTACAGTTTTCAATCCATCTCCACAGTATATTGGTACAGGTGAGAACTAATAATTACTGGGAGTGCCTACGTACCTGGTACCACTCCATTAGTGGCAATAGCACTCATTGAAATAGCAGTCAGCATGGTCTAACAGAGGGAAGCAAGAGAAAGATTACAGCAGGAAGTTAATAATCaacctgtactttatttttggACGTAGTGACAAATCTAAGCACTTAAAGTACCTAAATGTCCGTTGTCCATTTACTACAGCTAGTAAATAAGTACTGAATGGCTTTAACTCACACAACAACAGCAGATGAAGACGATACACAAAGCCTGCAGAACTCCGGCCGTGCCCACGACCCATGTGAGTCGGAGGAAGAGGATAACACCGAATATATTTTGCAGGCAAGGCAAGTATACGCCCATGAAAGTGCC contains:
- the LOC124381368 gene encoding solute carrier family 12 member 6-like isoform X1; protein product: MASSVRFTVTPTKAEDVPGLSDASPDTGSRESARVRFGSRESVDNSEETPDRSHTEHDGNSKISNVYINNSHTVDDDDFYDRNLALFEEEMDTRPKVSSLLSRLVNYTNITQGAREHEEAESIGEKRKSIKSPQMGTFMGVYLPCLQNIFGVILFLRLTWVVGTAGVLQALCIVFICCCCTMLTAISMSAIATNGVVPAGGSYFMISRSLGPEFGGAVGLCFYLGTTFAGSMYILGAVEILLMYIAPSAAIFYSHQPEGEAAAMLNNMRVYGSIFLVLMSLLVFVGVKYVNKLASLFLACVIISIVSIYTGALVSAFSPPSFPVCMLGNRSISRHELHDDLCAKTILIESKININESFNGTEAPPISQLIEKTTDLWLRFCNSSKPNSACDEYFTHNNVTEIEGIPGLASGVIAENIWSSYHSKGDLLERGSNPTPSSASTYSSHHLPYVFVDITTCFTLLVGIFFPSVTGIMAGSNRSGDLKDAQRSIPIGTILAIVTTSLVYLSSVVLFGACVEGVLLRDKFGDSVKGNLVVGTLAWPSPWVIVIGSFFSTCGAGLQSLTGAPRLLQAIAKDNIVPFLRVFGHGKANGEPTWALLLTAFIAELGILIASLDLVAPILSMFFLMCYLFVNLACALQTLLRTPNWRPRFSYYHWTLSFLGMVICLALMFISSWYYAIAAMVIAGMIYKYIEYHGAEKEWGDGIRGLSLSAARFALLRLEEGQPHTKNWRPQLLVLLKLDEDAHVKSPRLLTFASQLKAGKGLTIVGTVISGNFLYTYGESLAAEQTLKHLMEKERVKGFVQCIVAQKPREGISHMIQSSGLGGMQPNTVVMGWPHAWRQSEDPQSWKTFINTVRLTTAAHLALLVPKNISLFPTNSEPYTEGYIDVWWIVHDGGMLMLLPFLLRQHKVWRKCGMRIFTVAQMEDNSIQMKKDLATFLYHLRIEAEVEVVEMHDSDISAYTYERTLMMEQRSQMLRQMRLSKSDRDREAQLVKDRNSMLRLTSIGSDDDDDTDGAGGTEKVGGASEYRRVHMTWTKDKALELRAQAHFPSGCSTPEGFRDMLSIRPDHSNVRRMHTAVKLNEVIVNKSHDARLVLLNMPGPPRNPDGDENYMEFLEVLTEGLERVLLVRGGGSEVITIYS
- the LOC124381368 gene encoding solute carrier family 12 member 6-like isoform X2 yields the protein MASSVRFTVTPTKAEDVPGLSDASPDTGSRESARVRFGSRESVDNSEETPDRSHTEHDGNSKISNVYINNSHTVDDDDFYDRNLALFEEEMDTRPKVSSLLSRLVNYTNITQGAREHEEAESIGEKRKSIKSPQMGTFMGVYLPCLQNIFGVILFLRLTWVVGTAGVLQALCIVFICCCCTMLTAISMSAIATNGVVPAGGSYFMISRSLGPEFGGAVGLCFYLGTTFAGSMYILGAVEILLMYIAPSAAIFYSHQPEGEAAAMLNNMRVYGSIFLVLMSLLVFVGVKYVNKLASLFLACVIISIVSIYTGALVSAFSPPSFPVCMLGNRSISRHELHDDLCAKTILIESKININESFNGTEAPPISQLIEKTTDLWLRFCNSSKPNSACDEYFTHNNVTEIEGIPGLASGVIAENIWSSYHSKGDLLERGSNPTPSSASTYSSHHLPYVFVDITTCFTLLVGIFFPSVTGIMAGSNRSGDLKDAQRSIPIGTILAIVTTSLVYLSSVVLFGACVEGVLLRDKFGDSVKGNLVVGTLAWPSPWVIVIGSFFSTCGAGLQSLTGAPRLLQAIAKDNIVPFLRVFGHGKANGEPTWALLLTAFIAELGILIASLDLVAPILSMFFLMCYLFVNLACALQTLLRTPNWRPRFSYYHWTLSFLGMVICLALMFISSWYYAIAAMVIAGMIYKYIEYHGAEKEWGDGIRGLSLSAARFALLRLEEGQPHTKNWRPQLLVLLKLDEDAHVKSPRLLTFASQLKAGKGLTIVGTVISGNFLYTYGESLAAEQTLKHLMEKERVKGFVQCIVAQKPREGISHMIQSSGLGGMQPNTVVMGWPHAWRQSEDPQSWKTFINTVRLTTAAHLALLVPKNISLFPTNSEPYTEGYIDVWWIVHDGGMLMLLPFLLRQHKVWRKCGMRIFTVAQMEDNSIQMKKDLATFLYHLRIEAEVEVVEMHDSDISAYTYERTLMMEQRSQMLRQMRLSKSDRDRELVKDRNSMLRLTSIGSDDDDDTDGAGGTEKVGGASEYRRVHMTWTKDKALELRAQAHFPSGCSTPEGFRDMLSIRPDHSNVRRMHTAVKLNEVIVNKSHDARLVLLNMPGPPRNPDGDENYMEFLEVLTEGLERVLLVRGGGSEVITIYS